A DNA window from Verrucomicrobiia bacterium contains the following coding sequences:
- a CDS encoding VOC family protein — MKIEHVAFNVAEPVAMAHWYTKHLQMRVVRISGPPWHAHFLVDAAEQSMIEIYYNSKAPVPPYGKMDPLVLHLAFAVDDVHVTRARLIQAGAIAEGEVDTNPLGDNLAMLRDPWGFAVQLVKRGTPMTGPK; from the coding sequence ATGAAGATTGAGCATGTGGCTTTCAACGTCGCCGAGCCCGTCGCCATGGCGCACTGGTACACGAAACATCTACAAATGCGCGTGGTGCGGATCTCCGGCCCGCCGTGGCATGCGCATTTTCTCGTCGATGCCGCCGAGCAGTCGATGATTGAGATCTATTACAACTCGAAAGCACCGGTGCCCCCCTACGGCAAGATGGATCCGCTGGTATTGCACCTGGCGTTCGCCGTGGACGACGTCCATGTGACCCGCGCGCGATTGATACAGGCGGGGGCAATCGCCGAAGGCGAAGTAGACACCAATCCCCTCGGCGACAATCTGGCCATGCTCCGTGATCCGTGGGGCTTTGCTGTCCAATTGGTGAAGCGCGGAACGCCGATGACCGGGCCGAAGTAA
- a CDS encoding choice-of-anchor tandem repeat GloVer-containing protein → MNKPIHVGLATGNVFRLASAVLLLVLAGRVFDTHAQTLTNIHSFGGSPGNGNLPFSSLVQGRDGNFYGTASEGGNTNLNINGAGGNGTVFRISPSGTYTNLYSFGGSPTDGSTPYAGLVQLGDGNLYGTTAYGGTSTNCPTGCGTIFRISPSGVYTNLHSFVGSPTDGANPADRPVQGSDGFLYGTTYYGGTSMNCTSGCGTIFRISTSGGYTNLHSFVGPPADGASPYAELVQGSDGNLYGTTYAGGTSTNCGLPGCGTVFRISPSGGYANLYSFGGFPTDGAAPYAGLVLGSDGNFYGTTSDGGTSTNCPGTFGIPSGCGTVFRINPNGNETNLHSFTSHPDGSHPLASLVQGSDGNFYGTTQGGGTNIPFQGIVFRISPSGSETNLYSFAGFPNSGFDPFGRMVQASDGNFYGTTIYGGINKSGTVFRFSAPLNPAPYPINQITGVQLSGTNLVFNIPSIAYETYQLQFSSSMNPTNWVNVPGVSVTNSIGALLTLTNLGGALQPQGFYRFDITP, encoded by the coding sequence ATGAACAAACCGATTCATGTCGGGCTGGCGACGGGAAACGTTTTCCGCCTTGCCAGCGCGGTCCTGCTGTTGGTCCTGGCCGGTCGAGTATTCGATACCCACGCACAAACGCTGACGAATATTCACTCCTTTGGCGGTTCTCCCGGCAATGGAAATCTACCATTTAGCTCCCTCGTACAGGGCCGCGATGGCAATTTCTACGGGACTGCGTCTGAAGGTGGAAACACAAATCTTAACATAAACGGGGCAGGCGGTAATGGCACGGTGTTCCGGATTAGTCCCAGCGGCACGTACACGAATCTGTATTCCTTTGGCGGCTCCCCAACCGACGGATCCACTCCCTATGCCGGGCTCGTACAACTCGGCGACGGCAATCTCTATGGGACAACCGCTTATGGTGGAACAAGCACGAATTGTCCCACCGGCTGCGGTACCATCTTTCGGATCAGTCCCAGCGGCGTTTACACGAATCTTCACTCGTTTGTTGGCTCCCCCACCGATGGGGCCAATCCAGCTGATAGACCCGTGCAGGGCAGTGACGGATTTTTGTACGGCACAACCTATTACGGCGGGACCAGCATGAATTGTACTAGTGGTTGCGGTACTATCTTTCGGATCAGTACCAGCGGTGGCTACACGAATCTTCACTCGTTCGTCGGCCCTCCCGCCGATGGCGCCAGTCCTTATGCCGAGCTGGTACAAGGCAGCGACGGCAATCTTTACGGGACGACGTATGCTGGCGGGACGAGCACGAATTGCGGCCTTCCGGGCTGCGGCACAGTATTTCGAATCAGTCCCAGCGGCGGTTACGCGAATCTTTACTCATTTGGAGGGTTTCCCACCGATGGGGCCGCTCCTTATGCCGGACTCGTGCTGGGCAGTGACGGCAATTTTTATGGGACGACCAGTGACGGAGGGACGAGCACCAATTGCCCGGGCACGTTTGGTATCCCCAGCGGATGCGGCACGGTGTTTCGGATCAATCCCAATGGCAACGAAACGAATCTTCACTCTTTTACATCCCACCCCGATGGGAGTCATCCGCTCGCCTCCCTCGTGCAGGGCAGCGATGGCAATTTCTACGGGACAACGCAAGGAGGCGGGACAAACATTCCCTTCCAAGGCATCGTGTTTCGGATCAGTCCCAGCGGCAGCGAAACGAATCTTTACTCCTTCGCAGGTTTTCCCAACAGTGGGTTCGATCCCTTTGGCAGGATGGTACAGGCCAGCGATGGCAATTTCTATGGGACAACCATCTATGGCGGGATTAATAAGAGTGGTACGGTGTTCCGTTTTTCTGCTCCCCTCAACCCTGCGCCCTATCCCATCAATCAAATTACCGGAGTCCAGTTGTCGGGTACGAACCTCGTCTTCAATATCCCATCCATCGCCTACGAGACCTATCAATTGCAGTTCAGCAGTTCCATGAATCCGACCAACTGGGTGAATGTGCCCGGCGTATCGGTCACCAACAGCATCGGGGCCCTCCTGACTTTGACAAATCTCGGCGGAGCCTTACAGCCGCAGGGGTTCTATCGGTTCGACATTACGCCATAA